In the Palaeococcus pacificus DY20341 genome, one interval contains:
- the speD gene encoding adenosylmethionine decarboxylase encodes MMGVENPLGMHVILDLYECDPKILDDIEKIEEILTKAAEIANATVIDKRFHKFSPQGVSGAVVVSESHITIHTWPEHGYASVDVYTCGDHTMPVKAGEYIIKALKCKNPTVVKIDRGILFRKD; translated from the coding sequence ATGATGGGTGTCGAAAACCCATTAGGTATGCATGTGATTTTGGACTTATACGAATGCGATCCCAAAATATTAGACGATATCGAAAAAATAGAAGAAATCCTCACTAAGGCAGCAGAAATAGCCAACGCGACTGTTATTGACAAGAGATTTCATAAGTTCTCTCCTCAAGGCGTTTCTGGTGCTGTTGTTGTTTCTGAGAGTCATATCACAATTCACACTTGGCCAGAGCATGGCTATGCAAGCGTTGATGTTTATACCTGTGGGGATCACACAATGCCTGTGAAAGCGGGGGAATACATCATAAAGGCACTCAAATGTAAAAACCCCACAGTTGTTAAAATCGATAGGGGGATTCTCTTCAGAAAGGACTGA
- the speE gene encoding polyamine aminopropyltransferase, with amino-acid sequence MHFIEWYPRGYGVGFKIKSKLLETQSKFQRIELYETEGFGKLLVLDGTVQLVEHGEESYHEPLVHPVMLAHPNPRRVLVIGGGDGGTLREVLKHKTVKKATLVEIDDMVVEISMLYLGIDRGLLERLMKKEEPRGELIIGDGVEYMKNSGEKFDVIIVDSTDPVGPAKLLFSEEFYRNAYDALGEKGLYITQAGSVYLFTNELLDAYKNMKKVFDRVYYFSFPVIGYASPWSFLVGVKGEIDFTKIDLERAKELELIYYDPEKHETLFQMPKYVRELLEKD; translated from the coding sequence ATGCATTTCATTGAATGGTATCCGAGAGGTTATGGTGTTGGGTTTAAGATCAAAAGCAAGCTTTTGGAAACTCAAAGCAAATTCCAGAGAATTGAGCTTTACGAAACTGAGGGATTTGGAAAGCTCCTCGTCCTAGATGGGACTGTCCAACTAGTTGAACATGGAGAAGAAAGCTATCATGAGCCTTTGGTTCATCCCGTGATGCTCGCACATCCAAATCCGCGCAGAGTTTTGGTGATTGGCGGAGGAGATGGTGGGACTCTTAGGGAAGTGCTTAAACATAAAACCGTCAAGAAAGCAACTCTAGTAGAGATAGACGACATGGTTGTCGAGATTTCAATGCTTTATTTGGGGATAGATAGAGGACTCTTAGAGCGGCTGATGAAAAAGGAAGAGCCTAGGGGAGAGCTCATTATTGGAGATGGCGTTGAATACATGAAGAACTCAGGAGAGAAGTTCGATGTGATAATAGTCGACTCAACAGATCCCGTTGGTCCCGCAAAGCTCCTCTTCAGCGAGGAATTCTATAGAAATGCATATGATGCACTAGGCGAAAAAGGGCTCTATATAACCCAAGCAGGAAGCGTCTACCTCTTTACAAATGAGCTTTTGGATGCTTACAAGAATATGAAGAAGGTCTTTGACCGCGTTTACTACTTCAGCTTCCCGGTTATAGGATACGCATCACCTTGGAGCTTTTTAGTTGGCGTCAAAGGCGAGATTGATTTCACTAAGATCGACTTAGAGAGGGCTAAAGAGCTCGAGTTAATCTACTATGATCCTGAAAAACACGAAACACTATTCCAAATGCCCAAGTATGTCAGGGAGCTTTTAGAAAAAGACTGA
- the thrC gene encoding threonine synthase translates to MEVRCHKCGRAYSSIIPPSCICGEGLEITYDYSKVDVKKWRMRNRGVWRYKELLPEVKKIVSLNEGGSPLFKAKLSKELGLEVFIKDETRNPTGSFKDRFATVAVSYGLPFAENGFIVASDGNSAASLAAYAARANKEAFVVIPRRVDKGKLIQMIAFGAKIIRYGESVDEAIPYAKELAKLNGLYDVTSASNLIGIEGQKTLAFELWEELKPTHILVPTGSGSNIYSIYKGFKELLEIGAVEEIPKLIAVQTEKCSPIASEILNIKGKKEFTKALALYVKDPLNKEKAVRAVKESGGTAVLVREEELDMGERLLTKEGVFAEYASAVVVPALLKLKEENYFEKDDKIALVITGSGLKSFYEEKERSIMTGTKLEILRLLRDKPSYGYEIWENISKPMKYQAVYQHIKELESLGLIKEAYKRGRRIYYTLTGKGARILENLEE, encoded by the coding sequence ATGGAGGTTAGATGTCATAAATGCGGTAGGGCCTACTCATCAATCATTCCTCCCAGCTGCATCTGTGGGGAGGGGCTTGAGATTACATATGACTATTCTAAAGTGGACGTTAAAAAGTGGAGAATGAGAAACAGAGGTGTCTGGCGCTATAAAGAACTTCTACCGGAAGTCAAGAAGATAGTGAGCTTAAATGAAGGAGGAAGCCCTCTTTTTAAAGCCAAGCTTAGTAAAGAGTTGGGATTAGAAGTCTTCATAAAGGACGAGACGAGAAACCCAACGGGCTCTTTTAAAGATAGATTTGCAACCGTTGCGGTTTCTTATGGACTGCCTTTTGCCGAAAATGGATTTATAGTGGCAAGTGATGGAAACAGCGCTGCTTCGCTAGCAGCTTATGCAGCAAGAGCAAACAAAGAGGCATTTGTAGTTATTCCTAGGAGGGTGGATAAAGGAAAGCTGATCCAAATGATAGCCTTTGGAGCTAAGATAATCCGTTATGGAGAGAGCGTTGACGAGGCTATTCCCTACGCTAAAGAGCTTGCAAAGCTCAATGGGCTCTATGATGTAACCTCTGCAAGCAATTTAATAGGCATAGAAGGACAGAAGACGCTTGCTTTTGAACTCTGGGAGGAGCTAAAGCCCACACACATTTTAGTCCCCACCGGAAGCGGGAGCAATATATACAGTATTTACAAGGGATTTAAGGAGCTCTTAGAGATTGGTGCTGTGGAAGAAATTCCAAAGCTGATAGCAGTGCAAACTGAAAAGTGCTCCCCCATAGCAAGTGAGATACTAAACATTAAAGGGAAGAAGGAGTTTACGAAGGCCCTGGCGCTCTATGTCAAAGACCCCCTCAACAAAGAGAAGGCTGTTAGAGCTGTAAAAGAGAGCGGAGGAACAGCTGTCCTTGTTAGGGAAGAGGAGCTAGACATGGGAGAGAGGCTGTTAACTAAAGAGGGCGTTTTTGCTGAGTATGCCTCGGCAGTTGTTGTTCCTGCCCTGTTAAAGCTAAAGGAGGAGAACTACTTCGAAAAGGATGATAAAATAGCCTTAGTAATTACAGGCTCAGGGTTAAAGAGTTTTTATGAAGAAAAAGAGCGCTCAATCATGACAGGAACAAAACTCGAGATTTTAAGGCTCCTTAGGGATAAGCCCAGCTATGGCTATGAGATCTGGGAGAACATATCCAAACCCATGAAATATCAAGCTGTTTACCAACACATAAAGGAGCTTGAGAGCTTAGGGCTCATCAAAGAGGCCTATAAACGGGGTAGGAGGATTTACTACACACTCACTGGAAAAGGAGCTAGAATACTGGAAAACCTTGAGGAGTAG
- a CDS encoding phosphoribosyltransferase, whose protein sequence is MDKVYLTWWQIDRALFSLAEELRQKFMPDVIVGIARGGLIPAVRLSHILGDIELKVMDIKFYTDIGTHGEKPVIKIPIHGDLKGKKVAIVDDVSDTGKTLEVAIEEVKKLGAEEVKVVCLSTKPWTSVVPDFYVFRTDKWIVFPWEEFPVVARE, encoded by the coding sequence ATGGACAAGGTTTATCTAACTTGGTGGCAAATAGACAGAGCTTTGTTCTCTCTCGCTGAAGAGCTCAGACAAAAGTTCATGCCGGATGTTATAGTGGGAATAGCAAGGGGAGGGCTGATTCCAGCTGTTAGACTCAGCCATATATTAGGGGACATTGAACTCAAAGTGATGGATATAAAATTCTATACTGATATAGGTACTCATGGCGAAAAGCCAGTTATAAAAATCCCAATCCACGGCGACCTGAAGGGAAAGAAAGTAGCAATAGTGGATGATGTCAGTGATACAGGAAAAACGTTAGAAGTGGCCATTGAAGAGGTCAAAAAACTTGGAGCGGAGGAAGTAAAGGTAGTCTGCCTCTCAACCAAGCCTTGGACTTCAGTTGTGCCAGATTTTTATGTATTCAGAACTGACAAGTGGATAGTCTTCCCATGGGAAGAATTCCCTGTGGTCGCTAGGGAGTGA
- a CDS encoding adenosylcobalamin-dependent ribonucleoside-diphosphate reductase: protein MVVEKVMKRDGRIVPFDEGRIKWAIKRAMLEVGVRDEELLDKVVKDVVDRINELYDGQVPNIENIQDIVELELMRNGLFDVAKAYIIYRKKKAEIREEKRKILNKEKLDDIDKRFSINALRVLASRYLIKNEEGKIIESPKELFERVALLSVIPDLLYDERVFSKEGGFEQDLSNLVYYRELLDEYDKKLSIGRFKLNKYHFERLLNLYEELAQKGHMKVSIDEFVKMIESGEFDNYEDEVEEYFRLMTSQVFMPNSPALINSGRPLGMLSACFVVPIEDDMESIMKAAHDVAIIQKMGGGTGLNFSKLRPEGDLVGTTTGAASGPISFMHLIDAVSDVIKQGGVRRGANMGILEVWHPDIEKFIHAKEKNTGTNVLSNFNISVGLWEDFWEAIKEGKKYPLVNPRTGKKKKEINPKTLFEELAFMAWSKADPGVIFFDIINRRNVLEEAKGGKIRATNPCGEEPLYDYESCNLASINLAKFVKYNENGAYFDWDEYAEVIQKVAKYLDNAIDVNKFPLPEIDYSTKLTRRIGVGMMGLADALFKLGIAYNSKEGYDFMRKATEYLTFYAYKYSVEAAKKRGTFPLYEKSAYPKGELPIEGFYHKEIWNLPWDELVEEIKKYGVRNAMVTTCPPTGSVSMIADTSSGIEPIFALVYKKSVTVGEFYYVDPVFEAELKKRGLYTDEILQKISDNYGSVQGLEEIPEDMQRVFVTSMDIHWLDHILAQAEIQLWLTDSASKTINMPNDATVEDVKAAYLLAYKLGCKGVTVYRDGSLSVQVYSVEGEKKQRVKAKPSKYAVEILKKVVENEPWLERFINVNAIINGTNGKNGNAAEKNNKQSLTLNISLSVPQKAKEEAKKGVCPVCGAPTVFESGCEVCKACGWSKCVIS, encoded by the coding sequence ATGGTAGTTGAAAAAGTGATGAAAAGAGATGGTAGAATAGTACCTTTCGATGAAGGTCGTATAAAGTGGGCTATAAAAAGGGCAATGCTCGAAGTGGGCGTAAGGGATGAGGAGCTTCTTGACAAAGTTGTCAAAGATGTCGTCGATAGGATTAATGAGCTCTATGATGGGCAAGTCCCAAATATTGAAAACATCCAGGATATAGTTGAGCTCGAATTAATGCGCAACGGTCTTTTTGATGTTGCAAAGGCATACATAATTTACAGAAAGAAGAAAGCAGAGATTAGAGAAGAGAAGAGGAAGATACTTAACAAAGAAAAGCTTGATGATATTGATAAGCGCTTCTCCATAAATGCCTTAAGAGTCCTCGCGAGCAGGTATCTAATAAAAAATGAAGAAGGGAAAATAATTGAGAGCCCAAAAGAGCTCTTTGAGAGGGTTGCACTTCTATCAGTTATCCCAGATTTGCTCTATGATGAGAGAGTCTTCTCCAAAGAAGGTGGCTTCGAGCAGGATTTGAGCAATTTGGTGTACTACCGCGAGCTTTTGGATGAATACGACAAAAAGCTGAGCATAGGAAGGTTTAAGCTTAATAAATATCACTTTGAGAGACTTTTGAACCTTTATGAGGAACTTGCACAGAAAGGTCACATGAAAGTAAGTATAGACGAGTTCGTGAAAATGATTGAGAGCGGAGAGTTCGACAACTATGAAGATGAGGTCGAGGAATACTTCAGACTAATGACCTCCCAAGTCTTTATGCCAAACAGCCCGGCCCTCATAAACTCCGGTAGGCCACTAGGAATGCTGTCAGCGTGCTTTGTAGTGCCTATCGAAGATGATATGGAGAGCATTATGAAAGCAGCACACGATGTGGCAATTATTCAAAAAATGGGTGGTGGTACAGGCCTTAATTTCTCAAAGCTTCGGCCAGAGGGAGATTTAGTTGGAACGACAACTGGTGCTGCTAGCGGTCCTATCTCATTTATGCATCTCATAGATGCTGTTAGTGATGTAATAAAGCAAGGTGGCGTGAGAAGAGGAGCAAACATGGGAATTCTTGAGGTCTGGCACCCCGATATAGAGAAATTCATCCATGCTAAGGAGAAGAACACAGGAACGAATGTTTTAAGCAACTTTAACATTAGTGTTGGGCTTTGGGAGGACTTTTGGGAGGCCATAAAAGAAGGGAAAAAATATCCTCTGGTAAATCCAAGGACAGGTAAAAAGAAGAAGGAAATAAATCCAAAGACCCTTTTTGAAGAGCTCGCATTCATGGCATGGTCCAAGGCAGATCCAGGTGTTATATTCTTTGACATCATAAACAGGAGGAACGTTCTCGAAGAAGCTAAAGGCGGGAAGATTAGGGCAACAAACCCCTGCGGAGAAGAGCCTCTCTACGACTACGAATCTTGTAATTTAGCGAGCATAAACCTTGCAAAGTTTGTGAAATACAATGAAAATGGAGCTTACTTCGACTGGGACGAGTACGCCGAAGTTATCCAAAAGGTTGCCAAGTACCTCGACAACGCAATAGATGTCAATAAGTTCCCGCTCCCGGAGATTGACTACAGCACAAAGCTCACGAGGAGAATAGGCGTTGGAATGATGGGTTTAGCGGATGCGCTCTTCAAGCTCGGAATAGCATACAACAGCAAAGAGGGTTACGACTTCATGCGCAAAGCCACCGAATATCTCACTTTCTACGCCTACAAGTACTCAGTTGAAGCTGCTAAAAAGCGCGGCACGTTCCCGCTCTATGAGAAGAGTGCCTATCCAAAGGGTGAGCTCCCAATAGAGGGCTTCTATCACAAAGAAATATGGAACCTCCCATGGGATGAGCTCGTTGAGGAAATCAAGAAGTACGGAGTTAGGAACGCCATGGTAACGACATGCCCACCAACGGGAAGTGTTTCAATGATTGCAGACACTTCGAGCGGCATAGAGCCAATATTCGCCCTGGTGTACAAAAAGAGCGTCACCGTTGGCGAATTTTATTACGTCGACCCAGTCTTTGAGGCTGAACTTAAAAAGCGCGGCCTCTATACCGATGAAATACTCCAAAAAATCAGCGACAACTATGGCTCTGTTCAAGGTCTCGAGGAGATACCCGAGGATATGCAAAGGGTCTTCGTCACTTCAATGGATATCCACTGGCTCGACCACATATTAGCCCAAGCTGAGATACAACTTTGGCTCACTGATTCAGCAAGTAAGACCATAAACATGCCAAACGATGCCACTGTTGAGGATGTTAAAGCGGCATACCTCTTAGCGTATAAGCTCGGTTGTAAGGGAGTCACCGTTTATAGGGACGGCTCGCTGAGTGTTCAAGTTTACAGCGTCGAAGGAGAGAAGAAGCAGAGAGTTAAGGCGAAACCAAGCAAATACGCGGTTGAAATATTGAAGAAAGTTGTTGAAAACGAGCCCTGGCTTGAGCGCTTCATCAACGTCAATGCAATAATAAACGGCACCAACGGTAAAAACGGCAACGCTGCGGAGAAAAATAACAAACAAAGCTTAACTTTAAATATAAGCCTCAGTGTGCCCCAAAAAGCAAAAGAAGAAGCAAAGAAAGGTGTTTGTCCAGTGTGCGGTGCTCCAACCGTCTTTGAAAGCGGTTGTGAAGTGTGTAAGGCCTGCGGATGGAGCAAATGTGTAATTAGCTGA
- a CDS encoding pyridoxal-phosphate-dependent aminotransferase family protein — translation MQFEDAYKEVYEIVKPKYKLFTAGPVACFPEVLEIMKVQMFSHRAKEYKEIHVDTLKRLSDFLEAKNGEIILFPSSGTAFMEAAVRNTIPRGGKVLVTIIGAFGKRFKEVVEANGRKAITLEYEPGKAVKPEDLDEALKKNPDVEAVTITYNETSTGVLNPLPELAKVVKEHDKLLFVDAVSAMGGADIKFDEWGIDLVFGSSQKAFGVPPGLAVAAVSERVFEIAEKMEEKGWYLDLPLYKKFNATKKGTPSTPPMPQIFGLNVVLRIIEKMGGKEEWLGMYAKRSQMIREGVKEMGLSVLAEPGYESPTITAVVVPEGMKGEDVYNTMRERGFELAKGYGAGIKEKTFRIGNMGYMTFEDIQEMLSNLREVIEELKD, via the coding sequence ATGCAGTTTGAAGATGCTTATAAAGAGGTTTATGAGATAGTCAAGCCAAAGTACAAGCTCTTTACAGCCGGTCCAGTAGCTTGTTTTCCAGAGGTTTTGGAGATAATGAAAGTCCAAATGTTTAGCCACAGAGCAAAGGAGTATAAGGAAATCCACGTTGATACGCTCAAGCGCTTGAGCGACTTTTTAGAGGCCAAAAATGGAGAAATAATTCTCTTCCCAAGCTCAGGAACAGCTTTTATGGAAGCTGCCGTTAGGAACACCATCCCGAGAGGTGGGAAAGTCCTCGTAACGATAATAGGTGCTTTTGGAAAGCGCTTTAAGGAAGTCGTCGAGGCCAACGGAAGGAAGGCCATAACTTTGGAGTACGAACCCGGGAAAGCCGTTAAGCCCGAGGACTTGGACGAGGCTTTAAAGAAGAACCCCGACGTTGAGGCTGTTACAATCACATACAACGAGACATCCACAGGTGTTTTGAACCCACTCCCAGAGTTAGCTAAGGTTGTTAAGGAGCACGATAAGCTTCTCTTTGTAGATGCTGTTAGTGCTATGGGTGGAGCTGATATCAAGTTCGATGAGTGGGGTATTGATTTAGTCTTTGGAAGCTCCCAAAAGGCCTTTGGAGTTCCTCCAGGGTTAGCGGTTGCTGCTGTGAGTGAGCGTGTTTTTGAGATAGCTGAGAAGATGGAGGAGAAAGGCTGGTACCTCGATTTACCCCTCTACAAGAAGTTCAACGCCACGAAGAAGGGAACACCCTCAACGCCTCCAATGCCCCAGATATTTGGCTTAAACGTCGTGCTCCGCATCATAGAGAAGATGGGCGGCAAAGAAGAGTGGCTCGGCATGTACGCAAAGCGCTCCCAAATGATTAGGGAAGGCGTCAAGGAGATGGGTCTTAGTGTGTTGGCCGAGCCCGGATATGAGAGCCCAACCATTACAGCAGTTGTCGTCCCAGAGGGCATGAAGGGCGAGGACGTATACAACACGATGCGTGAGAGGGGCTTTGAGCTCGCTAAGGGCTATGGAGCCGGCATAAAGGAGAAGACCTTCAGAATTGGAAACATGGGCTACATGACTTTCGAAGACATCCAAGAGATGCTCAGCAACTTAAGAGAAGTAATAGAAGAATTAAAGGATTAA
- a CDS encoding ATP-binding protein: MGVYIFTPDDLLRYGSISREQLEVLRDALLKKSDILIVGKSRSGKTKLVEALIHLIPDDWKIAVVTAYGEFKPFKENINVIDTQFDSQSLKSRTNDVIEQIRKINPDYVVIDTLHTVSVPLILQELIDDYPFIITSLVLSNDLVGEIKHWLKIDDETLKRFEFIVKLAFDFRTHSRSVDVIYRVKEDEGKIKLEKAV, encoded by the coding sequence GTGGGAGTGTACATATTCACACCAGATGACCTCTTAAGATACGGGAGCATTAGTAGAGAGCAGCTGGAGGTTTTAAGGGATGCCCTCTTGAAGAAAAGCGATATCTTAATTGTGGGGAAGAGCAGGAGCGGTAAAACGAAGCTCGTCGAGGCTTTGATTCACTTAATCCCCGATGATTGGAAAATAGCTGTTGTAACTGCCTACGGAGAGTTTAAGCCATTTAAAGAGAACATAAACGTGATTGATACTCAATTCGATTCTCAAAGCCTTAAAAGCAGGACTAATGATGTTATAGAACAGATAAGGAAAATAAACCCGGACTACGTTGTTATAGATACGCTCCACACTGTCAGCGTGCCTTTAATTCTTCAGGAACTCATAGATGACTATCCATTCATAATTACTTCCCTCGTGCTCTCAAATGATCTGGTGGGGGAGATAAAGCACTGGCTCAAAATAGATGACGAAACCCTAAAGCGCTTTGAGTTCATAGTTAAGCTCGCCTTTGACTTCAGGACGCATTCGAGAAGCGTCGACGTGATTTACAGGGTCAAAGAAGATGAAGGAAAAATAAAGCTTGAAAAAGCTGTTTAA
- a CDS encoding 2-dehydropantoate 2-reductase: MKIYILGAGSIGSLFGALLARVEEDVTLIGREEHVNAINEEGLKVTGVEEFTVYPNAITHAPNENPDLLILATKSYSTKAALECVKGIIGDKTWVLSIQNGLGNEDLALKYTKNVLGGITTNGAMLEKWGVIRWTGKGITRIGVYPKGNSRFAEEIAMLFNAAGIKTKVSDNIIGWKWLKAIVNSAINPLGALLEVKNGYLLENDYLQDILVSIAREGCMVAQQWGISFEEHPIEVIIDTLKRTSDNYNSMLQDLKRGKKTEIDYINGKIVEYAEAIGLKAPMNELLVALIKAKEALVR; this comes from the coding sequence GTGAAAATATACATCCTCGGCGCCGGCTCAATTGGCTCACTTTTTGGTGCTCTGCTGGCGAGAGTTGAGGAAGATGTAACGCTAATTGGGAGAGAAGAGCATGTTAACGCCATAAATGAGGAGGGACTCAAAGTTACGGGCGTTGAGGAATTCACGGTTTATCCTAACGCTATCACTCATGCACCTAACGAAAATCCTGACCTGCTGATATTGGCCACCAAGTCTTATTCTACAAAAGCTGCTTTGGAGTGTGTTAAAGGAATTATAGGAGATAAAACTTGGGTTTTAAGCATTCAAAACGGTCTCGGAAATGAGGATTTGGCTTTAAAATATACAAAGAATGTCCTCGGGGGTATAACCACAAATGGAGCAATGCTTGAAAAGTGGGGCGTCATCAGGTGGACTGGGAAGGGCATTACGCGCATTGGTGTTTATCCCAAAGGAAATAGCAGATTTGCCGAGGAAATTGCAATGCTCTTCAATGCTGCGGGGATAAAGACTAAAGTTAGCGACAATATAATTGGGTGGAAGTGGCTCAAGGCCATAGTTAACTCGGCTATAAACCCATTAGGTGCTCTCCTTGAAGTTAAGAACGGCTATCTCCTTGAGAACGATTATCTCCAAGACATTTTAGTAAGTATAGCTCGTGAAGGATGCATGGTGGCACAGCAGTGGGGTATTAGCTTTGAGGAACATCCAATAGAGGTTATTATAGATACGCTGAAGCGTACGAGTGATAACTACAACTCGATGCTTCAGGATTTGAAGAGGGGCAAGAAGACGGAGATAGACTACATAAACGGCAAAATTGTAGAGTATGCAGAAGCAATTGGACTTAAAGCTCCTATGAACGAGCTTTTAGTGGCTCTCATTAAGGCGAAAGAGGCTTTAGTAAGGTGA
- a CDS encoding RNA methyltransferase: MEMEVAVILVEPEYPINLGSIARVMKNFGVDELILVNPKARPEDELARKFAVHAVDILENAKITKSLDEALGMVNFAVGTSGVGGKDYIPERTPITPEEFARRIFLTGGKVGIVFGRESRGLDNDELEKLDFTVTIPTSGAYPIMNLSHAVAVILYEVYKQRIKTEEVERPKPAGRLEREVFIQQWRELMNVLNTPKDPYRKKYTEIMMRRVLGRAFIYEKEIYAIIGPLRRAVRSLKKCKEKGCLYD, encoded by the coding sequence ATGGAAATGGAAGTAGCGGTAATACTTGTAGAACCAGAGTACCCCATAAACCTCGGCTCAATAGCACGCGTAATGAAGAACTTTGGTGTTGATGAGCTTATCCTAGTCAACCCTAAAGCGAGGCCAGAGGATGAGCTCGCTAGAAAGTTTGCGGTTCATGCAGTTGATATTTTAGAGAACGCTAAAATTACAAAAAGCCTAGATGAAGCGCTAGGAATGGTCAACTTTGCTGTCGGGACGAGTGGTGTAGGGGGAAAGGATTACATCCCTGAGAGAACACCCATAACGCCCGAGGAGTTTGCAAGAAGGATTTTTCTAACAGGCGGAAAGGTTGGAATTGTCTTTGGACGCGAGAGTAGGGGTTTAGATAACGATGAGCTAGAGAAGCTCGACTTCACAGTTACGATACCCACAAGCGGTGCTTATCCAATAATGAACCTAAGTCATGCTGTAGCAGTTATTCTTTACGAAGTCTACAAACAAAGGATAAAAACCGAAGAAGTAGAACGCCCAAAACCTGCAGGAAGGCTTGAAAGAGAGGTCTTCATCCAACAGTGGCGCGAGCTCATGAATGTCCTAAACACTCCGAAAGACCCATATAGGAAGAAGTACACCGAAATAATGATGCGCCGCGTTTTGGGACGGGCGTTCATCTATGAAAAAGAAATTTACGCAATTATCGGGCCCCTTAGAAGGGCAGTAAGGAGTTTAAAGAAGTGCAAAGAGAAGGGATGTTTATATGATTAG
- the otg gene encoding methylated-DNA--protein-cysteine methyltransferase — MISVEQFKVENRSIWIGVIYGDKIQGVVYSLEGEGFLKERIEELTRFLRKRGADVRLEEEKSTYPQLVFDVLKGKLDNEEVLNILSFEGTTLFERKVYEVLTKKVKRGQVISYKELAHIVGSSPRAIGGAMKRNPYPIIVPCHRVISSNGIGFYTPKVEYKKFLLEIEGVKKWTS; from the coding sequence ATGATTAGCGTTGAGCAGTTTAAGGTTGAGAACAGGAGTATTTGGATAGGCGTTATTTACGGAGATAAGATCCAAGGTGTGGTCTATTCTCTCGAAGGAGAAGGCTTTCTAAAAGAAAGGATAGAAGAGCTAACAAGGTTTCTAAGAAAGCGCGGTGCTGATGTTAGATTAGAGGAAGAAAAAAGCACATATCCACAACTTGTTTTTGATGTTTTAAAAGGCAAATTAGACAACGAGGAAGTTCTCAATATCCTGAGTTTCGAAGGAACAACACTATTTGAGCGGAAAGTTTATGAGGTATTAACAAAAAAAGTTAAACGCGGACAGGTAATAAGTTACAAAGAGCTAGCCCATATTGTGGGAAGTTCACCAAGGGCAATTGGAGGAGCGATGAAAAGGAATCCATACCCAATAATCGTTCCATGCCACCGTGTAATTTCAAGTAATGGAATCGGCTTTTACACACCAAAAGTCGAGTACAAAAAGTTTTTGCTCGAAATAGAGGGGGTGAAAAAGTGGACAAGCTGA
- a CDS encoding tetratricopeptide repeat protein: MDKLKAYLIGFILAIVAITVGIIYKWGFWMLVRIVLSLGFLGLTLTMAFFLALTLYAESWKYALYLVVPTALSGYATYLSVTWQKLNIVGGIIVLFILGLAFGIWYISEPDLGLMDRFKSAESLERAGNYKAAARKYEKKGNYLKAAEMYEKLGWMESAAWAYEKAEKYDKAAEIYEQLYEKEKDTYYLKEAHEYWKKAGNMDRAAKALEKYAKEEPWFWEDVAKLYEELKNEEKAVEAWKKALEYYISEAQEEGVFWEDVGNIYKRLGDEEKATEAYEKFLEYCLKEAEEDEAWWKHVAETYELLGEEEKAKEAWAKYEEYRKRIMQGIEENKEEREEKA, translated from the coding sequence GTGGACAAGCTGAAAGCTTACCTAATTGGTTTCATCTTAGCGATCGTGGCAATAACAGTGGGAATAATTTACAAGTGGGGCTTTTGGATGCTCGTGCGCATCGTCTTGAGCCTTGGCTTTTTGGGATTAACCTTAACGATGGCATTTTTCTTGGCGTTAACGCTCTACGCTGAAAGCTGGAAGTACGCCCTCTATCTAGTGGTGCCAACAGCCCTGAGCGGCTATGCTACATACTTAAGTGTCACATGGCAAAAGCTTAACATCGTCGGCGGGATAATAGTGCTCTTCATTCTCGGTTTGGCCTTTGGGATCTGGTACATCAGCGAGCCTGATCTTGGCTTAATGGATCGCTTTAAGAGCGCAGAGAGCTTGGAGCGAGCAGGGAATTACAAAGCTGCCGCAAGGAAGTACGAAAAGAAGGGCAACTATTTAAAGGCCGCCGAGATGTACGAAAAGCTCGGATGGATGGAAAGTGCAGCGTGGGCATATGAAAAAGCCGAGAAATATGACAAAGCTGCGGAAATCTACGAACAGCTTTATGAGAAAGAGAAAGACACCTACTATCTAAAGGAGGCTCATGAATATTGGAAAAAGGCTGGAAACATGGACAGAGCCGCTAAAGCTTTGGAAAAGTATGCCAAAGAAGAACCATGGTTCTGGGAGGATGTTGCAAAGCTCTACGAGGAGTTAAAGAACGAGGAAAAAGCTGTTGAGGCTTGGAAGAAAGCTTTGGAGTACTACATTAGCGAGGCTCAAGAGGAAGGTGTCTTCTGGGAGGACGTTGGAAATATTTACAAGCGCCTTGGCGATGAGGAGAAAGCAACGGAAGCATACGAGAAGTTCCTCGAATACTGCCTCAAGGAAGCGGAGGAAGACGAGGCTTGGTGGAAGCATGTTGCAGAGACATATGAACTCCTAGGGGAAGAGGAGAAAGCTAAAGAAGCTTGGGCAAAATATGAGGAATACAGGAAGAGGATAATGCAGGGAATTGAGGAAAACAAGGAAGAACGTGAAGAAAAAGCTTAA